The nucleotide window GAGACGATTCGCGCCCATGGGGCGATTCGCATGGGCCTGATCAAAGACGTGTCGGAGGCGGCCAAGCGTCAGCACACGCCGAAGGTGGCGTTCGTGGCAAAGCCGGCCGATTACACGGCGTCGAGCGGCAAGGCGGTGAAAGCGGGTGACGTCGATCTGCTGGTGCGCGCGTTGTCGATGGGCAAGCTGCACCACGCGATGATGGGCACAGCGGCCGTGTGCATCGGCGCGGCAGCGGCGATTCCCGGCACGCTGGTCAACCTCGCGGCAGGTGGCGGCGAGCGCAACGCGGTGCGGTTCGGGCATCCGTCCGGCACGCTGCGCGTGGGCGCTGAGGCAGGCCAGGTCGACGGCGAGTGGACGGTCACCAAGGCGATCATGAGCCGCAGCGCACGCGTGCTGATGGAGGGCTGGGTTCGGATTCCGGGCGACGCGTTCTGAGGGCAGTGCCACGACGGTAGCGGGTTTCGGCGGCTGGCAAGCGTTGCGCTTGTCAGCCGCTTATCATTGGGAATCACGAAACGCCGCTGCGGAGGTTTCAGTGCCGGGCGGTGTTGATCAAACGTCACACGAGCCACACGAGCCACACGAGCCACACGAGCCACAGGAGGCAGCCGATGTCCGCTGGCATTTCGAATGTGCGTCCCGCGCCCGACAAGGTACTCACCGACATTGTCGACTACGTCCTCACCTACGAGATCCGCAGCGATCTCGCCTTCGACACCGCTCGCAACTGCCTGATCGACACGCTGGGCTGCGGCTTCGAAGCGCTCTCGTATCCCGCCTGTACCAAGTTGCTCGGGCCAATCGTGCCGGGCACGGTGGTGCCGAATGGCGCGAAGGTGCCGGGCACGCCTTATCAACTCGACCCGGTACAGGCCGCGTTCAGTCTGGGCGCGATGATCCGGTGGCTCGACTTCAACGACACATGGCTGGCTGCGGAATGGGGGCACCCGTCCGACAATCTCGGCGGCATTCTCATGACTGCCGACTGGCTTTCGCGCACGGCCGTCGCCGAAGGCGGCAACCCGCTGACGATGCGTCATGTGCTCGCGGCGATGATCAAGGCGCATGAAATTCAGGGCTGTCTGGCGCTTGAGAATTCCTTCAATCAGGTCGGGCTTGACCACGTGGTGCTGGTGAAAGTGGCGTCGACGGCGGTGGTCGGCGAGATGCTCGGCCTTACGCGTGACGACTTGATCAATGCGTTGTCGCTGGCGTTTGTCGACGGCCAGAGTCTGCGCACCTACCGGCACGCGCCGAACACCGGCAGCCGCAAGTCGTGGGCGGCGGGCGATGCCACGAGTCGCGCAGTGCGTCTTGCGTTAATGGCGCGCGCGGGTGAAATGGGCTACCCGTCGGTGTTGACGGCGAAAACGTGGGGCTTCTACGACGTGCTGTTCAAGGGCAAGCCGTTTGCATTTCAGCGGCCCTATGGGTCGTACGTGATGGAGAACGTGCTATTCAAAATCGCTTTCCCGGCAGAGTTCCACGCGCAGACG belongs to Pandoraea norimbergensis and includes:
- a CDS encoding bifunctional 2-methylcitrate dehydratase/aconitate hydratase, with product MSAGISNVRPAPDKVLTDIVDYVLTYEIRSDLAFDTARNCLIDTLGCGFEALSYPACTKLLGPIVPGTVVPNGAKVPGTPYQLDPVQAAFSLGAMIRWLDFNDTWLAAEWGHPSDNLGGILMTADWLSRTAVAEGGNPLTMRHVLAAMIKAHEIQGCLALENSFNQVGLDHVVLVKVASTAVVGEMLGLTRDDLINALSLAFVDGQSLRTYRHAPNTGSRKSWAAGDATSRAVRLALMARAGEMGYPSVLTAKTWGFYDVLFKGKPFAFQRPYGSYVMENVLFKIAFPAEFHAQTAAEAAMTLYRQLQDAGRNAADIQSVTIRTHAAAIRIIDKQGPLANPADRDHCIQYMVAVPLLFGRLTANDYEDVVAADPRIDALRAKMVCVEEPQFTRDYHDPDKRSIANGLTVTFNDGTTLAEVLVEYPIGHKRRRDEGIPLLVEKFKTNLARRFAARAQARILDVALDQQRLEAMPVHKFVDLMV